The genome window TTTTAGTGAATTTTATCTCATTTAAAGAGTTATGCTTTTTAAACTCCTCTATATAATTATCATAAGTTTTTTCATCTAATAGAATCTCTTTAGGTGCTATTTTATTTATCTCCCCTAAAAGTCTAAAAAATATCTCCTCTTCAACTAATTCACTAGCTTTAAATTCTCCAGTAGTTATATCTATATAAGCTAAAGCTCCTATATCTTCACTTATTTTTATTCCCATTAAATAGTTATTACTTTTTTCATCTAAAAAATCAGTGTCTATTATTGTTCCAGGAGTTATTACTCTTGTTACCTCTCTTTTTACTATTCCTTTAGCAGCCTTAGGGTCTTCTACTTGATCACATATTGCCACCTTATACCCTTTATTTACAAGTTTAGCTATATATGAAGCTACTGAATGATAAGGAATCCCAGCTAGGGGTACATCATAACCTTTCTCTCTATTTCTACTTGTAAGAGTTAACCCCAACTCCTTTGATGCAGTTACAGCATCATCAAAAAACATCTCATAAAAATCCCCAAGTCTAAAAAATAGTATACTGTCAGTGTATTGAGATTTTATCTCCTTATACTGACTCATAAGTGGCGTTTCTGCCATTACTCTTCAACTCCCTCTTGCTCTATTCCTACTTTTATCATATTTAGTAATTCTAGTATCTCCTCATACTTATCAGTATGATTTATTTTATCTCTTATAGCATTAGAGTTTCTAATTCCTTTTAAATACCAACATAAATGTTTTCTAAGTTCAAATATAAAAGGTCTCTCTGGATGTTCAATTTGAGTTCTTCTAGTATGTTCTATTGCCATGTTTACTCTATCTAGTTGAGTAACAGGATGAAGTATTTTCCCGTACTCTAAGTATTCTCTAATATCTCTAATAAGCCAAGGATTTCCAAAAATACCTCTAGCCAACATTATTCCATCTACACCAGAATAATCTATTCTCTCTTTAGCATCTTCTGCTGTAAATATATCTCCATTTCCAATTACTGGAATAGATACGCTCTCTTTTACACCTTTTATTATGCTCCAATCAGCTTTTCCACTATACATCTGCTCTCTAGTTCTACCATGAACAGTGATATGCTTACATCCAACCTCTTCAGCTATTTTAGCTATCTCTATTGGATTTTTAAACTCTTTATATCCAGCTCTTATCTTTATAGATAGCCCTGTGTCATCATTTAATGCACTTCTTAATTCTGACAACATAGCTTTTATATGATCTGGTTTTTCCATAAGTGCTGAACCATAACCATTATTAGTTATCTTTCTCATAGGGCAACCTGAGTTTATATCTATATGTTTTACTCCCATTCTCTCTACAAATTTGGCACTTTCAACCATCTTAGGAATATCTTTTCCAAATAGTTGAACAGAATCTCCCTCTCTAAGCCTTAAGATTACTTTTAGAGTTTTTTCAGATGCACATTCCATTGCATTTATACTTACCATCTCTGTAAATAACATATCTGGTTTAAACTCTCTTAAAATTCCTCTATAAGTATAATCTGTCACTCCAGCTATTGGAGCTATATATATTTTTGTCATAAATTTTGTTTCCTCCATCTCACAATAAAAAGATATCTCAATCTAAAAATTTTACCATATTTATGACATTTTTTCAATATCACAATATAAATTGGAAAACTTTTTCTAAAAATAAAATGAGGCTATTACAAATTTTTAATTTGTAATAACCTCGATTTTTTTATTATAATAATCTAGCTGCTATTTCAGCTATTTCAGATCTCTCACCTTTTTTCAAAGTAATGTGTCCCACAATTTTTTCAAATTTTAACTTATCAGCCATATAAGTAAGTCCGTTAGTATTTGCATCCAAATATGGATTATCTATCTGTTGAGGGTCTCCAGTAAATATTATCTTAGTATCTTGACCAGCTCTTGTAACTATAGTTTTTATCTCTAATGGAGTTAAATTTTGAGCTTCATCTATAATAATAAGTCCTTTAGGAATACTTCTTCCTCTTATATATGTAAGAGGTTCTATCTTCATCATACCCATAGCTTCTAAACCTTCTACAACTTTTTCTCCAGCTTTATCCTCTTTAGCTTCACTTAAAAAATCTATATTATCAAAAATTGGTTGCATCCAAGGTTTTAATTTTTCCTTTTCACTACCTGGTAAATATCCTAAATCTTTACCCATAGGAATAATTGGTCTAGCTATTAATATTTTTTTATATCTTTTCTTTTCAACAACTAATTCAAGTCCAGCAGCTATTGCTAAAAGAGTTTTTCCTGTTCCAGCTCCACCAACTAATGTTACAACTTTTACACTTTCATCCATCAAAAGTTCCATAGCAAATCTTTGCTCATCATTTCTAGCTCTTAATCCCCAAGCTTGTCCATCACCTAAGATAAATTTTTTAATTTTTCCCTCTATATATCTACCACATAAAATATTTCCCTTATAAATAAGTTTAAAAAAACAATTTGGAGTTGGTAAAATATCTTCTCTATTTAAATCTGTAAAATCTATTTTTCCATCTTTATCAAATTTATCATAGATTTTTTTATCTACTTCTACTTCAAAATATCCATCATAAAGTTCATTGTATTCTACTCTATCAGAGTTATAATCTTCTACTTCTAAGCCTAGTGAATCAGCTTTTATTCTCATATTAATATCTTTACTTACTATTATTACTCTTCTATCTGGATTTTCCTTTTTTATTCCTAAAGTTACAGAAATAATATTATTATCCATTACATCTTTACTTAGATTTTCTGGTAGTAAACTTCTGTCATTTTTTATCTCAACCTTAAAGAAAATCTCATTTGGTAACTCTACTCCCTTAGCTAAACTTCCTTTAGACCTTATCTCATCTAAAACTCTTGAAGCCATTCTAGCTTGAATAGCAGTATTTTGATTCCTTTTCAATTTATCAATTTCCTCTACTACATAAATAGGTAAAATTACGTCATTTCCTGTAAAATTATAGATACATTTAGGATCATGAATAAGAATATTAGTATCTAATACAAAAATTTTTCTCATAGAAATCAACTCCTTTGAGTAATTATTTTCAAAGTAGGTTATATTTATATTTTCGAAAAAACTTTTTAATTTCCTTTATTTCTTTAGAACTCTTTTCATTACTTCAAGAGCTACTTTAGTCCCTTCAGCTGTTGCTACTGTTACCTGTCTTACTACTCCACTTCTTATATCTCCAGCAGCATACATTCCTTCAACATTCATTTTTAAATTTTCATCTGTAATTATAAATCCCTCTTTATCTAATTTAGCAAACTCTCCATACATCTCTGTATTATTCTTAGTTCCTAAATATAGGAAAGCAAAATCTGATTTATATATTTTCTCCTCTCCTTTTTCTTCAACAACTAACTCTTCTACATACTCCTTACCTTTGATCTCTAAAAGTTTTACTCCTGTTATTATCTCAACTTTTTCTGAATTTTTTAAAGCTTCATAACTCTCTTTACTACATTTAAATTCCTCTTCTGTTACCATAACTCTTATAACTTTAGAAAACTTTGTAAGGAATAGTGCTTCCTCAGCTAATTCCTCTCCTTGTCCTATTAGAGATACTGTCATAAATTTTGTAAAAGCTCCATCACATGTAGCACAATACGATACCCCTTTACCTAATAACTCCTTTTCTCCCTTTATTTTTTTCCCAAAGTTTTTTCCAGTTCCAGTAGCAACTATGATATTTTTTCCTTTAAAGTTTCCAGCATCTGTTTTTACTATTTTAATCTCTT of uncultured Fusobacterium sp. contains these proteins:
- the dusB gene encoding tRNA dihydrouridine synthase DusB, with the translated sequence MTKIYIAPIAGVTDYTYRGILREFKPDMLFTEMVSINAMECASEKTLKVILRLREGDSVQLFGKDIPKMVESAKFVERMGVKHIDINSGCPMRKITNNGYGSALMEKPDHIKAMLSELRSALNDDTGLSIKIRAGYKEFKNPIEIAKIAEEVGCKHITVHGRTREQMYSGKADWSIIKGVKESVSIPVIGNGDIFTAEDAKERIDYSGVDGIMLARGIFGNPWLIRDIREYLEYGKILHPVTQLDRVNMAIEHTRRTQIEHPERPFIFELRKHLCWYLKGIRNSNAIRDKINHTDKYEEILELLNMIKVGIEQEGVEE
- a CDS encoding PhoH family protein, yielding MRKIFVLDTNILIHDPKCIYNFTGNDVILPIYVVEEIDKLKRNQNTAIQARMASRVLDEIRSKGSLAKGVELPNEIFFKVEIKNDRSLLPENLSKDVMDNNIISVTLGIKKENPDRRVIIVSKDINMRIKADSLGLEVEDYNSDRVEYNELYDGYFEVEVDKKIYDKFDKDGKIDFTDLNREDILPTPNCFFKLIYKGNILCGRYIEGKIKKFILGDGQAWGLRARNDEQRFAMELLMDESVKVVTLVGGAGTGKTLLAIAAGLELVVEKKRYKKILIARPIIPMGKDLGYLPGSEKEKLKPWMQPIFDNIDFLSEAKEDKAGEKVVEGLEAMGMMKIEPLTYIRGRSIPKGLIIIDEAQNLTPLEIKTIVTRAGQDTKIIFTGDPQQIDNPYLDANTNGLTYMADKLKFEKIVGHITLKKGERSEIAEIAARLL
- a CDS encoding NAD(P)/FAD-dependent oxidoreductase produces the protein MSEKIYDVIIVGGGPAGLTAALYAGRGRLSTLVIEKSGQGSLYMAHKIDNYPGFPEGITGTDLNLLMKKQAEKFGAEFVEGTLLGFDPYEEIKIVKTDAGNFKGKNIIVATGTGKNFGKKIKGEKELLGKGVSYCATCDGAFTKFMTVSLIGQGEELAEEALFLTKFSKVIRVMVTEEEFKCSKESYEALKNSEKVEIITGVKLLEIKGKEYVEELVVEEKGEEKIYKSDFAFLYLGTKNNTEMYGEFAKLDKEGFIITDENLKMNVEGMYAAGDIRSGVVRQVTVATAEGTKVALEVMKRVLKK